One window of the Nicotiana tabacum cultivar K326 chromosome 4, ASM71507v2, whole genome shotgun sequence genome contains the following:
- the LOC107776915 gene encoding uncharacterized protein LOC107776915 isoform X3, translated as MGRRKSKPNRSVGILEGEVPNGQSNGKNDAETAKKDVSFEVDVPFFVEIDRSNWLSDEHMDISEIVLSDLNVSEEFCHYVLDEEFYRDSRYILRFRVSNVDEYLNRIKLGHWPVFPASSICLEIVVKKEKEGLEENVVLVEGNFDGPDEGISGLVHLASLKFLTLRPVTGHIVPSCLASIRLRVEILRSAFDACESLLDTSRQLWKKSMMHVMAWLRPEVVTSEARYGYEVAAHSDVGLASGLAESSASRKCSRFDVASFYEAIKPSKEEPMLDDNLPGLLPKLRPYQRRAAYWMVQREKRNFDGSLQSKINRFISPLCMQLSLIETSMTIYYNPFCGNVSLHAEIAPPVVPGGILADEMGLGKTVELLACIFGHPVASSCVGNFTGELLCDEGQKNSLKRLKRERVECICGSVSESIRYKGLWVQCDVCDAWLHADCVGYSPKKKYAKCEAILNGQQSTVNMCKRAKRKNDVKIVEMEGCYICEPCSELIQATVAPVATGATLIVCPAPILPQWHAEIVRHTNPDVLKTCIYEGVRTSSLSQMPLPDIDELLSADIVLTTYDVLKEDLSHDSDRHEGDRRAMRFEKRYPVIPTLLTRILWWRICLDEAQMVETNAAAATEMALRLHGVHRWCITGTPIQRKLDDLFGLLRFLNASPFNIFRWWTDIIRDPYEKGDSRAMAFTHDFFKHLMWRSSKVNVADELQLPPQEECVSWLSLSPIEEHFYQRQHETCVNDACELIESFKNDIYKRKAPGSQLEDAASDVVITNIEAAKLFNSLLKLRQACCHPQVGSSGLRSLQQSPMTMEEILSVLVTKTKVEGEEALRRLVVALNALAGIAIINQNYSQAVSLYQEALALAEDHFEDFRLDPLLNIHITHNLAEILPLSSDSSKKLESAPGSPRDKVSNMEDAGQSNKGALHGEDKIKEESILVTSSGDPSNLMSNSLAKDSVDENSETKLKLSTCTSYESLRTACERLKKKFLSVFSLKLAGVQQEFKKSYDQVCNAFTDRKNQYSAWWLEVLHHIEQNKDSSNELIRKIGEAVSGTLNTSRASKVASCFRSITALKIYIQSGLDSLESSRESLLVKLFEIDKTMGNPRKEDIARVRYCPECYADADGVLCVHCELNDLFQVYEARLFRLNKGKRGEVITSAEEAVDLQKKKSALNRFYTTLARTDKNSGSATAEYEDFGKKRDLEDIMVSKAPSDLEVVLGLIKSNSRGLLDAEGVLAAKKQLQLLEGMRKEYAQARLLSTAQAHVLRAHDEIMMATSRLRLKEDENDKSIDALDQGELDAASAEWSSEKFFFLSSLSRTKGQLRYLKGLVQSKQNNHCASSENSTIAQATMDSAAHAEEKTEHQARTEERTCPVCQEKLNNQKMVFQCGHVICCKCLFAMTEQRLALHGKPQVNWLMCPTCRQHTDCRNIAYADDSQNKSYPSSSIASENSEASVNVRGSYSTKREATV; from the exons ATGGGTCGAAGGAAATCTAAGCCAAATCGTTCAGTAGGAATTTTGGAAGGAGAAGTTCCTAATGGGCAATCAAACGGCAAAAATGATGCTGAAACTGCGAAAAAAGATGTGTCTTTTGAAGTTGACGTGCCATTTTTCGTTGAAATTGACAGGTCTAATTGGTTGTCTGATGAACATATGGATATTTCTGAAATTGTTTTATCTGACTTGAATGTTAGTGAAGAGTTTTGTCACTATGTATTGGATGAGGAGTTTTACCGGGATTCGAGGTATATATTGAGGTTTAGGGTGAGTAATGTTGATGAGTATCTTAATAGGATAAAGTTAGGTCATTGGCCTGTATTCCCTGCTAGTAGTATATGTTTGGAAATtgtagtgaaaaaggagaagGAGGGTTTGGAGGAAAATGTTGTGTTGGTGGAGGGAAATTTTGATGGACCTGATGAAGGTATATCGGGGCTAGTCCATTTGGCTAGTTTGAAATTCTTGACGTTGAGGCCTGTTACGGGGCATATTGTTCCAAGTTGTTTAGCATCTATACGGTTGAGGGTGGAGATTTTAAGAAGTGCATTTGACGCGTGTGAGTCACTTCTTGATACATCCAGACAGCTATGGAAAAAGAGCATGATGCATGTGATGGCTTGGCTACGTCCAGAGGTTGTGACTTCAGAGGCTAGATATGGATACGAGGTGGCAGCACATTCAGATGTTGGTCTAGCTTCAGGGCTGGCTGAAAGTTCTGCTTCAAGGAAATGTTCTAGGTTTGATGTAGCTAGTTTCTATGAAGCTATTAAGCCATCAAA GGAGGAGCCGATGCTGGACGATAACCTCCCTGGTTTGCTTCCTAAGCTTAGACCTTACCAGCGTCGTGCAGCTTATTGGATGGTGCAGAGGGAGAAAAGAAATTTTGATGGCtctttgcaaagcaaaataaatCGCTTTATTTCTCCTCTATGTATGCAACTGAGTTTAATTGAGACCTCTATGACAATATATTACAATCCATTTTG TGGAAATGTATCCTTGCATGCAGAGATTGCCCCACCAGTTGTTCCTGGTGGTATTTTAGCTG ATGAGATGGGGCTGGGAAAAACTGTTGAGCTGCTTGCTTGTATCTTTGGACATCCGGTGGCATCATCTTGTGTTGGCAATTTTACTGGTGAATTGCTGTGTGATGAGGGTCAGAAAAATAGTCTGAAAAGACTGAAAAGAGAGCGTGTTGAGTGTATATGTGGTTCTGTGAGTGAAAGCATCAGATATAAAGGATTGTGGGTTCAGTGTGATGTTTGTGATGCGTGGCTACATGCAGATTGTGTGGGTTACTCACCTAAAAAGAAATATGCAAAATGCGAAGCAATCTTAAATGGACAGCAGTCAACTGTCAATATGTGCAAGCGAGCTAAACGCAAAAACGATGTTAAAATAGTTGAGATGGAAGGCTGCTATATCTGCGAACCATGCTCAGAACTGATCCAAGCTACTGTAGCGCCGGTTGCCACAGGTGCAACTCTTATAGTGTGTCCAGCTCCTATATTGCCCCAGTGGCATGCTGAAATTGTTCG TCATACAAATCCTGATGTGCTGAAAACATGCATTTATGAAGGCGTGAGGACTAGCTCTTTATCACAGATGCCCTTGCCAGATATAGATGAGCTTCTCAGTGCCGACATCGTTTTGACAACTTATGACGTACTGAAAGAGGACTTATCACACGACTCTGACAGGCATGAAGGTGATCGTCGAGCTATGAGATTTGAGAAAAG ATATCCTGTTATACCTACTCTACTAACCAGAATATTATGGTGGAGGATATGTCTGGATGAAGCTCAAATGGTAGAGACTAATGCTGCTGCTGCAACTGAAATGGCACTAAGACTACATGGAGTTCATCGGTGGTGCATTACAGGGACTCCCATACAAAGGAAACTTGATGACTTGTTTGGTCTTTTGAGATTCCTCAATGCAAGtccttttaatatttttaggTGGTGGACCGATATTATACGTGATCCTTATGAG AAGGGAGATTCCAGAGCGATGGCTTTCACACATGATTTCTTTAAGCACCTAATGTGGAGGTCATCAAAAGTGAATGTTGCTGATGAACTGCAGCTTCCACCTCAAGAAGAGTGTGTCTCTTGGCTTTCTCTTTCACCAATTGAAGAGCACTTTTATCAAAGGCAGCATGAGACTTGTGTGAATGACGCTTGTGAGCTTATTGAAAGTTTCAAAAATGATATATACAAGAGAAAAGCACCTG GTTCCCAGTTGGAAGATGCTGCATCAGATGTTGTTATCACAAATATAGAGGCTGCCAAGCTCTTTAACTCACTTCTAAAACTACGCCAAGCCTGTTGCCACCCCCAAGTGGGGAGTTCTGGGTTGCGATCACTACAACAGTCTCCCATGACTATGGAGGAGATTCTGTCG GTTCTGGTGACTAAGACTAAGGTAGAAGGAGAGGAAGCCCTCCGGAGATTAGTTGTTGCATTAAATGCACTGGCCGGTATTGCTATAATTAATCAAAATTATTCTCAAGCCGTATCATTGTACCAAGAAGCACTCGCTTTAGCAGAAGACCATTTCGAGGATTTCCGGTTGGATCCCTTATTAAACATTCATATTACTCATAATCTTGCTGAGATACTCCCACTCAGTTCTGACAGTTCGAAAAAGCTTGAATCTGCGCCTGGAAGCCCTAGAGATAAAGTATCCAACATGGAAGATGCTGGACAAAGTAATAAAGGTGCTCTACACGGGGAAGACAAAATTAAGGAGGAAAGCATTTTAGTCACTAGCTCTGGCGATCCATCCAACTTAATGTCAAATTCATTGGCAAAAGATTCTGTTGACGAAAATTCTGAGACTAAGTTAAAATTATCCACTTGTACAAGTTATGAATCATTGAGAACAGCATGTGAAAGGTTGAAGAAAAAATTCTTATCCGTGTTTAGTTTGAAGCTGGCAGGGGTCCAACAAGAGTTCAAGAAGTCATATGATCAG GTATGTAACGCATTTACTGATAGAAAGAACCAGTATTCTGCTTGGTGGTTGGAAGTTTTACATCATATCGAGCAAAACAAGGACTCCTCAAATGAATTGATCAGGAAAATAGGAGAAGCTGTGTCTGGGACGCTAAACACCTCTAGGGCATCAAAAGTTGCTTCCTG TTTCCGCAGCATAACTGCTTTGAAGATTTATATTCAGAGTGGTTTAGATTCATTGGAAAGTTCAAGGGAATCTTTACTTGTTAAGCTTTTTGAAATTGACAAGACAATGGGCAATCCTAGGAAGGAGGATATTGCTCGTGTTAGATACTGTCCGGAATGCTATGCTGATGCCGATGGGGTATTATGTGTTCACTGCGAATTAAATGACTTGTTCCAG GTTTATGAGGCCAGACTTTTTCGTCTTAACAAGGGGAAGCGTGGAGAGGTGATTACGTCTGCTGAGGAGGCTGTAGATCTGCAGAAGAAGAAGTCTGCACTGAATCGTTTCTATACTACTCTAGCCCGAACAGACAAAAATTCAGGTTCAGCTACCGCCGAATATGAAGATTTTGGAAAGAAGAGGGACTTAGAGGACATTATG GTGTCGAAAGCTCCATCTGATTTGGAAGTAGTGTTGGGCCTTATTAAAAGCAACTCCAGGGGCCTATTAGATGCTGAAGGTGTATTGGCAGCCAAAAAACAGCTGCAGCTTCTTGAG GGGATGCGAAAGGAGTATGCTCAAGCAAGGCTCCTGTCGACAGCTCAAGCACATGTTCTACGTGCTCATGATGAGATTATGATGGCAACTTCTCGACTACGCCTAAAAGAGGATGAGAATGACAAATCTATTGATGCCTTAGATCAAGGAGAATTAGATGCAGCCAGTGCTGAATGGTCCAGcgaaaagtttttctttttatcttctttgtcaagaacaaaggGACAACTTCGCTACTTAAAG GGTTTGGTTCAATCTAAACAAAATAATCATTGTGCAAGTAGTGAAAATTCAACTATAGCTCAAGCCACAATGGACTCAGCGGCTCATGCAGAAGAAAAAACGGAACACCAAGCTAGAACAGAGGAACGTACATGCCCTGTTTGTCAAGAGAAGCTCAATAACCAAAAGATGGTTTTCCAATGTGGGCATGTCATTTGCTGTAAAT
- the LOC107776915 gene encoding uncharacterized protein LOC107776915 isoform X2: MGRRKSKPNRSVGILEGEVPNGQSNGKNDAETAKKDVSFEVDVPFFVEIDRSNWLSDEHMDISEIVLSDLNVSEEFCHYVLDEEFYRDSRYILRFRVSNVDEYLNRIKLGHWPVFPASSICLEIVVKKEKEGLEENVVLVEGNFDGPDEGISGLVHLASLKFLTLRPVTGHIVPSCLASIRLRVEILRSAFDACESLLDTSRQLWKKSMMHVMAWLRPEVVTSEARYGYEVAAHSDVGLASGLAESSASRKCSRFDVASFYEAIKPSKEEPMLDDNLPGLLPKLRPYQRRAAYWMVQREKRNFDGSLQSKINRFISPLCMQLSLIETSMTIYYNPFCGNVSLHAEIAPPVVPGGILADEMGLGKTVELLACIFGHPVASSCVGNFTGELLCDEGQKNSLKRLKRERVECICGSVSESIRYKGLWVQCDVCDAWLHADCVGYSPKKKYAKCEAILNGQQSTVNMCKRAKRKNDVKIVEMEGCYICEPCSELIQATVAPVATGATLIVCPAPILPQWHAEIVRHTNPDVLKTCIYEGVRTSSLSQMPLPDIDELLSADIVLTTYDVLKEDLSHDSDRHEGDRRAMRFEKRYPVIPTLLTRILWWRICLDEAQMVETNAAAATEMALRLHGVHRWCITGTPIQRKLDDLFGLLRFLNASPFNIFRWWTDIIRDPYEKGDSRAMAFTHDFFKHLMWRSSKVNVADELQLPPQEECVSWLSLSPIEEHFYQRQHETCVNDACELIESFKNDIYKRKAPGSQLEDAASDVVITNIEAAKLFNSLLKLRQACCHPQVGSSGLRSLQQSPMTMEEILSVLVTKTKVEGEEALRRLVVALNALAGIAIINQNYSQAVSLYQEALALAEDHFEDFRLDPLLNIHITHNLAEILPLSSDSSKKLESAPGSPRDKVSNMEDAGQSNKGALHGEDKIKEESILVTSSGDPSNLMSNSLAKDSVDENSETKLKLSTCTSYESLRTACERLKKKFLSVFSLKLAGVQQEFKKSYDQVCNAFTDRKNQYSAWWLEVLHHIEQNKDSSNELIRKIGEAVSGTLNTSRASKVASCFRSITALKIYIQSGLDSLESSRESLLVKLFEIDKTMGNPRKEDIARVRYCPECYADADGVLCVHCELNDLFQVYEARLFRLNKGKRGEVITSAEEAVDLQKKKSALNRFYTTLARTDKNSGSATAEYEDFGKKRDLEDIMVSKAPSDLEVVLGLIKSNSRGLLDAEGVLAAKKQLQLLEGMRKEYAQARLLSTAQAHVLRAHDEIMMATSRLRLKEDENDKSIDALDQGELDAASAEWSSEKFFFLSSLSRTKGQLRYLKGLVQSKQNNHCASSENSTIAQATMDSAAHAEEKTEHQARTEERTCPVCQEKLNNQKMVFQCGHVICCKCLFAMTEQRLALHGKPQVNWLMCPTCRQHTDCRNIAYADDSQNKSYPSSSIASENSEASVNVRGSYSTKIEAVTRRILWITSSNLAAKVLVFSSWNDVLDVLEHAFAANNITFVRMKGGR; encoded by the exons ATGGGTCGAAGGAAATCTAAGCCAAATCGTTCAGTAGGAATTTTGGAAGGAGAAGTTCCTAATGGGCAATCAAACGGCAAAAATGATGCTGAAACTGCGAAAAAAGATGTGTCTTTTGAAGTTGACGTGCCATTTTTCGTTGAAATTGACAGGTCTAATTGGTTGTCTGATGAACATATGGATATTTCTGAAATTGTTTTATCTGACTTGAATGTTAGTGAAGAGTTTTGTCACTATGTATTGGATGAGGAGTTTTACCGGGATTCGAGGTATATATTGAGGTTTAGGGTGAGTAATGTTGATGAGTATCTTAATAGGATAAAGTTAGGTCATTGGCCTGTATTCCCTGCTAGTAGTATATGTTTGGAAATtgtagtgaaaaaggagaagGAGGGTTTGGAGGAAAATGTTGTGTTGGTGGAGGGAAATTTTGATGGACCTGATGAAGGTATATCGGGGCTAGTCCATTTGGCTAGTTTGAAATTCTTGACGTTGAGGCCTGTTACGGGGCATATTGTTCCAAGTTGTTTAGCATCTATACGGTTGAGGGTGGAGATTTTAAGAAGTGCATTTGACGCGTGTGAGTCACTTCTTGATACATCCAGACAGCTATGGAAAAAGAGCATGATGCATGTGATGGCTTGGCTACGTCCAGAGGTTGTGACTTCAGAGGCTAGATATGGATACGAGGTGGCAGCACATTCAGATGTTGGTCTAGCTTCAGGGCTGGCTGAAAGTTCTGCTTCAAGGAAATGTTCTAGGTTTGATGTAGCTAGTTTCTATGAAGCTATTAAGCCATCAAA GGAGGAGCCGATGCTGGACGATAACCTCCCTGGTTTGCTTCCTAAGCTTAGACCTTACCAGCGTCGTGCAGCTTATTGGATGGTGCAGAGGGAGAAAAGAAATTTTGATGGCtctttgcaaagcaaaataaatCGCTTTATTTCTCCTCTATGTATGCAACTGAGTTTAATTGAGACCTCTATGACAATATATTACAATCCATTTTG TGGAAATGTATCCTTGCATGCAGAGATTGCCCCACCAGTTGTTCCTGGTGGTATTTTAGCTG ATGAGATGGGGCTGGGAAAAACTGTTGAGCTGCTTGCTTGTATCTTTGGACATCCGGTGGCATCATCTTGTGTTGGCAATTTTACTGGTGAATTGCTGTGTGATGAGGGTCAGAAAAATAGTCTGAAAAGACTGAAAAGAGAGCGTGTTGAGTGTATATGTGGTTCTGTGAGTGAAAGCATCAGATATAAAGGATTGTGGGTTCAGTGTGATGTTTGTGATGCGTGGCTACATGCAGATTGTGTGGGTTACTCACCTAAAAAGAAATATGCAAAATGCGAAGCAATCTTAAATGGACAGCAGTCAACTGTCAATATGTGCAAGCGAGCTAAACGCAAAAACGATGTTAAAATAGTTGAGATGGAAGGCTGCTATATCTGCGAACCATGCTCAGAACTGATCCAAGCTACTGTAGCGCCGGTTGCCACAGGTGCAACTCTTATAGTGTGTCCAGCTCCTATATTGCCCCAGTGGCATGCTGAAATTGTTCG TCATACAAATCCTGATGTGCTGAAAACATGCATTTATGAAGGCGTGAGGACTAGCTCTTTATCACAGATGCCCTTGCCAGATATAGATGAGCTTCTCAGTGCCGACATCGTTTTGACAACTTATGACGTACTGAAAGAGGACTTATCACACGACTCTGACAGGCATGAAGGTGATCGTCGAGCTATGAGATTTGAGAAAAG ATATCCTGTTATACCTACTCTACTAACCAGAATATTATGGTGGAGGATATGTCTGGATGAAGCTCAAATGGTAGAGACTAATGCTGCTGCTGCAACTGAAATGGCACTAAGACTACATGGAGTTCATCGGTGGTGCATTACAGGGACTCCCATACAAAGGAAACTTGATGACTTGTTTGGTCTTTTGAGATTCCTCAATGCAAGtccttttaatatttttaggTGGTGGACCGATATTATACGTGATCCTTATGAG AAGGGAGATTCCAGAGCGATGGCTTTCACACATGATTTCTTTAAGCACCTAATGTGGAGGTCATCAAAAGTGAATGTTGCTGATGAACTGCAGCTTCCACCTCAAGAAGAGTGTGTCTCTTGGCTTTCTCTTTCACCAATTGAAGAGCACTTTTATCAAAGGCAGCATGAGACTTGTGTGAATGACGCTTGTGAGCTTATTGAAAGTTTCAAAAATGATATATACAAGAGAAAAGCACCTG GTTCCCAGTTGGAAGATGCTGCATCAGATGTTGTTATCACAAATATAGAGGCTGCCAAGCTCTTTAACTCACTTCTAAAACTACGCCAAGCCTGTTGCCACCCCCAAGTGGGGAGTTCTGGGTTGCGATCACTACAACAGTCTCCCATGACTATGGAGGAGATTCTGTCG GTTCTGGTGACTAAGACTAAGGTAGAAGGAGAGGAAGCCCTCCGGAGATTAGTTGTTGCATTAAATGCACTGGCCGGTATTGCTATAATTAATCAAAATTATTCTCAAGCCGTATCATTGTACCAAGAAGCACTCGCTTTAGCAGAAGACCATTTCGAGGATTTCCGGTTGGATCCCTTATTAAACATTCATATTACTCATAATCTTGCTGAGATACTCCCACTCAGTTCTGACAGTTCGAAAAAGCTTGAATCTGCGCCTGGAAGCCCTAGAGATAAAGTATCCAACATGGAAGATGCTGGACAAAGTAATAAAGGTGCTCTACACGGGGAAGACAAAATTAAGGAGGAAAGCATTTTAGTCACTAGCTCTGGCGATCCATCCAACTTAATGTCAAATTCATTGGCAAAAGATTCTGTTGACGAAAATTCTGAGACTAAGTTAAAATTATCCACTTGTACAAGTTATGAATCATTGAGAACAGCATGTGAAAGGTTGAAGAAAAAATTCTTATCCGTGTTTAGTTTGAAGCTGGCAGGGGTCCAACAAGAGTTCAAGAAGTCATATGATCAG GTATGTAACGCATTTACTGATAGAAAGAACCAGTATTCTGCTTGGTGGTTGGAAGTTTTACATCATATCGAGCAAAACAAGGACTCCTCAAATGAATTGATCAGGAAAATAGGAGAAGCTGTGTCTGGGACGCTAAACACCTCTAGGGCATCAAAAGTTGCTTCCTG TTTCCGCAGCATAACTGCTTTGAAGATTTATATTCAGAGTGGTTTAGATTCATTGGAAAGTTCAAGGGAATCTTTACTTGTTAAGCTTTTTGAAATTGACAAGACAATGGGCAATCCTAGGAAGGAGGATATTGCTCGTGTTAGATACTGTCCGGAATGCTATGCTGATGCCGATGGGGTATTATGTGTTCACTGCGAATTAAATGACTTGTTCCAG GTTTATGAGGCCAGACTTTTTCGTCTTAACAAGGGGAAGCGTGGAGAGGTGATTACGTCTGCTGAGGAGGCTGTAGATCTGCAGAAGAAGAAGTCTGCACTGAATCGTTTCTATACTACTCTAGCCCGAACAGACAAAAATTCAGGTTCAGCTACCGCCGAATATGAAGATTTTGGAAAGAAGAGGGACTTAGAGGACATTATG GTGTCGAAAGCTCCATCTGATTTGGAAGTAGTGTTGGGCCTTATTAAAAGCAACTCCAGGGGCCTATTAGATGCTGAAGGTGTATTGGCAGCCAAAAAACAGCTGCAGCTTCTTGAG GGGATGCGAAAGGAGTATGCTCAAGCAAGGCTCCTGTCGACAGCTCAAGCACATGTTCTACGTGCTCATGATGAGATTATGATGGCAACTTCTCGACTACGCCTAAAAGAGGATGAGAATGACAAATCTATTGATGCCTTAGATCAAGGAGAATTAGATGCAGCCAGTGCTGAATGGTCCAGcgaaaagtttttctttttatcttctttgtcaagaacaaaggGACAACTTCGCTACTTAAAG GGTTTGGTTCAATCTAAACAAAATAATCATTGTGCAAGTAGTGAAAATTCAACTATAGCTCAAGCCACAATGGACTCAGCGGCTCATGCAGAAGAAAAAACGGAACACCAAGCTAGAACAGAGGAACGTACATGCCCTGTTTGTCAAGAGAAGCTCAATAACCAAAAGATGGTTTTCCAATGTGGGCATGTCATTTGCTGTAAAT